The Horticoccus luteus DNA window CGGGGCAGGCGGCGATCAGGAGCGGATGTACTTCATTGCGACGCGGAGGCCAGACGGCGATCGAGCCGTCGTCATCCGAGATGACGACAGGACCGCCGCGCCCGATAGGAATCGATCCCAGCAGATAGTCTCTCACGACTTTTAGCTGCGCCGTATATTCGACCGGATACCCATTGCCGCCGAGGCCGACAACCGCCGGGGTATGCACCAGCTCGCGCACCCAGTCCAATCCACCGAACCCGCCCACCACCCAATACGCCAGCGTCCGACCTTCCTCCGCCCCAAACGTCGCGGGCCGACTCCGGTCGGACGGCCAGAATTGGCGGAAAACATGAATGCTGAATCCAATCATAAGCGGGTGGTGATCGTCGGCGCGGTCACGGGGTTGAAGCATCGGCGCCGACTATAAAGAGCCGGGTGGGACAAATGCTGTCCCAGGGAATAAAATATTCATATCCTTTCCGGATGGTAACGCCGGCACATTTCAGCGGCGGCGGTGGCGCCGTTTTTCCGCAGCGTGACCGGCGCGAGCCCTTCGGCATGCGCGCCACCGGCGAGCACACGCAGCTCGAAATCGACGAGGCGCGGCATGAAGTTGTTGGTGAACTCGAGGCGTCCGTCGTCGCCGCCGGTGCCGAGGTTCGCGGCGGGCGTGGCCGGCGATGCTGCCGCCGGCTTTGGCGGCTTGCTTGTTCTCGGAGGAATTCTCGGGCGCCTCTTTTGCGCGCGATCTCCGTCGTCGAGGCTTCTCCGAGCGTGGTGAAGATCAACTCGATGTCGGTCATCTGGTCGCGCAAGTTGTCCTTGGGCGAGGCCAGTGCTTTGAAGTCTTTGTATTCCGACGGCGTCATGCTGAACGTGGCTACGAACGGGCGGGCAGTTAACAGGGTTTGCGGCATGAAAACCCAGGGGCAGGCGTTTTTATACAATCGAATCGGCCACCGTCGATATATTTAGTAGCAAACTATCTACATTACGAGCGCCGGTTCCAATGCCGCCCGCCCGTTTCATTCGTGTAATCTCGAACTAAAAGCCGCGAATAAAATTCCGATGCCGTGAGACTCACGCAAACGCATGCTGATATTTTCATTCACTCGATCTACGCGCGCGCGATCCCTGCCGGTGGAAACTCCGAGGCCGGCACACGGGTGGTGGCGCCCGCCTAAAAGTCTTCGGCATATGGAAACCGAAGGCGACCGCTACGGTTCACCAAGAGGGCGAGAGGACGCGAGGATACTATGGCCGCTTCCCTCGCCTTTACTAACTATACACGGTGCTTCTACCGCGTGAGATCCACGGCTTTCCCGTTGCACCCCTGCGCTGCGCGCCAAGAACCCTTCCATGCTTCGCGCGTTCGTCGGGTTGAGCCTTCCCTTGCTCTTCTTGGGCGTCGCCCGTGCCCAAGCCCCGACGGTGGACGTCACGGCGATGACGCCGGCGCCCGCTCTGCGCCTCGCCGCCGGTCAGCCGCTATATTTCCGCGTCGCATATCAGTCCACCCAACCGCTGCGTTTCCAGGCCACCGGTTTTCTCGATTCCCATCCGCGCGATCACCTCGCGATGAACACCGCGCCCGCTTACCCCGCCGGCTCCCACGACGCTCTCATCTGGCTCTCCGGCGATGCCGCGGCACGCGTCGATGAAGTCCGCCTTCGGGTCTTCGATGCCCATTGGACACTGCTGTCAGTCGTCCCCGTCGCGGTGCATGCCGAATGGCATGCCGGCCTCACGCCCGCCCCGACGGCGCCGTGGGCGGCCGCGCTGCTCAGCGCGCAAAAACACCTCCCGCCCCCGCCCGCCGCACGCCACTCGTTTCTCGCCACGCTCTGGAGCGCCTGCGCCACGGTGCTCGTGCCTCTCGCGTTCTTGGCGGTGCCCGCCTACCTGATCATACAAGTCTTCGCACTCGTGAAACTGCGCGGCCCCACCCGCCTGCTATCCGCCCTGCCCTTGGCTTTCATGCTGCCAGTCTACGCGTTCTGCCTCTACGCCCTCAGCCGCGATTCCAACCTCTGGCCGCTCTACGCTATCTTCGGTAGTCCGCTCGCCTTCCTTTTCACACTCGCGGTGTTCATCCGCGCCCGCCGCCACCGACCGGCCTGAATCGCTGAGGCCCGGCCGCCCTCTTCCCTCCCGCCCGTTTCGGTCTTTCGCCATTCGCTGCGGCGGGCGAACGCCCCGCTGCCTTGCCCGCCTCCACGCGTGTCCACCCGCCGCCAGGTTGTGCGTGCCGTCCCGACGCAAAGGCGCAACTTCCCGGCGTTTCGCACGTTTGCGGATGTTTCTCCATAGCCCTTTCAGAAGCGCCCCGATATTCAGCCGCCGCCGGCCTCGCTAGACTTCGTTTCTCGCGCGCCGTCACGACAGACCTTTTCCGGCCGGTCGCGCCGATGCGTCTTTCCTATCGTGCCCAACGAGACGCCTCAGCTCCCGCACTTTCCCCGTCAGCCGCTTTTTCGTCCGAGGAGCACGACCATTTTCCGCGTCCTTTTGCTGGGGGCAGTCCTCGCCGTCGTGAGCTTTGGCGGTGTGGTGCTGCAGGTTTACCATTCGCCTTACTGGAACCGCGTCGGCCTCGCGCCCGACCAGCCTGTCCTCTTCAGCCACCGCCATCACGCGGGCGAGCTGCGCATCGATTGCCGGTTTTGTCACGCCACCGTGGAGACGTCGGCCTTCGCCGGCATGCCGACCACCCAAACCTGCCTCAACTGCCATTCGCAGATCTTCACCGACACCGCGATGCTGCAACCGGTCATCCGCAGCGCCGCCCTCCACCAACCGTTGCACTGGCAACGCGTCACCACGGTGCCCGACTTTGTCTATTTCGACCACAGCATCCACATCGCCAAAGGCGTGAGCTGCACCACGTGCCACGGCGAGATCGGGAAGATGTCGCTCACCGCGAAAGGCGAACCGCTCACCATGCGCTGGTGCATCGACTGCCACCGCAACCCCGCGCCGCGCCTGCGCGCCCCCGAGCAGATTTTTTCCCCGGTCACGCCCGCGACCCGCCTCCCCCCGTCGCCCGTGATCCTCGCGTCGCTCCACACGCAACATCTCACCAACTGCTCCACATGTCATCGGTGAATCCCAGCGCACGATCCGACGAGTTTCCGCCCGGCGCCAGCGAGTGGTCCGATGCGCTCAGCCGCCGCGATTTTCTGCAACTCATGGGCGCCTCGTTCGCTCTCGCCGGCGTGAGCGGCTGCGCGCGCCGCGCGCCGAAAGAACTGGTCCCCGCCGTCACGCCGCCGGAATTTGCCGGCGCCACCCCCGGTGAGATTCAATGGTATGCCAGCGCGATGCCGCTCGAGGGTTACGGTCGCGGGATTCTCGTGCGCGCCAACTCCGGCCGCCCCACCAAGATCGAGGGCAACCCCAGCCACCCCGAAAGCCTCGGCGCCACCGATGTGTTCACGCAGGCCGCCATCCTCTCGCTCTACGATCCCGACCGTTCGCGCGCTCCCCTTCACCGCGCCGATGCCGCCACGTGGAACGCCTTCGAAGATGCCTGGGCCGGCCGTCATCGCGCGTTCGCGTCGAGCCGCGGCCGCGGCCTCGCCCTGCTCACCGAGCCCACCACTTCGCCCACGCTGTTGCGCACGCTGCACGAGTTGCTCGCCGCCCTGCCCGAGGCCCGCTGGTTTCAACACGCCCCACTCGGCCGTTACGATCACGACGGCACGCAGGACGACATCGACTTCGCGCAAGCGGAAGTCGTCTTCGCCGTGCAGAGCGATTGCTTCTACCATCATCCCGCCGCCGTGCGTTACGGCCGCGCCTGGGCCGACCGCCGCCGCGTGAACAACGGCCGCGTGCATCCGCCGCGCCTCTACGCCATCGAGCCCACGCCCAGCGTCACCGGCGCGCT harbors:
- a CDS encoding cytochrome c3 family protein → MPNETPQLPHFPRQPLFRPRSTTIFRVLLLGAVLAVVSFGGVVLQVYHSPYWNRVGLAPDQPVLFSHRHHAGELRIDCRFCHATVETSAFAGMPTTQTCLNCHSQIFTDTAMLQPVIRSAALHQPLHWQRVTTVPDFVYFDHSIHIAKGVSCTTCHGEIGKMSLTAKGEPLTMRWCIDCHRNPAPRLRAPEQIFSPVTPATRLPPSPVILASLHTQHLTNCSTCHR